A genomic segment from Pollutimonas thiosulfatoxidans encodes:
- a CDS encoding phospholipase effector Tle1 domain-containing protein has translation MKPAIRLLLLAWACAPSWAPAQGTCGPSPLGEPCAQGGVASAGNTEPSLQLGIGNPIHLATGNKYQKETDLPAGPWAPGIEIVRHYNAQDRRPSWLGAGWQLSYDTRLRRVGRRWQIEQADGSRVVFLNSHATSAIGHHGSLSSQGGLWVWAWPNGRRLTFNAQGYLVGIHHDGQLHVDIQREPPGSPLEHAITRISNRRGIALTFAYDIADGQRRLRHIDTPIGRFSYQHQPGQHALRLAAVLRPDGMERRYLYEAQRQAGNDHALTGIKIVSADQQHQRRLNTWAYDAQGRAILSIAGPPDSTAQKLSLQYLRSPETPSGLTAVHGAQGRETRFITAAHGQRLRLTEISSRACPACPLSRSGVRYDQAGRLTELDGTLLQRDQHGVIRSLQIADSGWPGLVLNYQAGGAMHSWQSTLTGMETTAYNRAHRPVRRDYANGDHVMYFHDGAQRPHRVLERNHGGQAVVSSLSWRGGQLMRVEHPQEAELRRYDDHQRLQQRRVKRPATAHSAAIRYTESFDYDTADRLVRHHLPEGGSLGYEWHADGRLTNIHWHDVGGKSHVVIATNAGKAGYQYGNALRLVTLLDRDGRAGQLRLLRGDQPVWTTSTQYDGQGRLALEHHAVPDAKHDETWSYGYDTQGRLAVATRTRQDDNEAARDPPEPYWYAWHSDGSLAAKRVQGISMKPAIKRDVSGLPTSIGSRTLRFGANRRLQQVDEGNTVIAQYHHNAYGHRIVSHGPTGSQHFLYLDNRVVAQLPGHTRQAPDAVLGKTEADDQTPRLPVGRRYIYAHHTPVGFIDYIDGDSRQATLNFVHADLIGAPRLITDHQGKLRWLASYTPMGQAQRLAGDLDIDLRLPGQIFDAATGWHDNVLRTYLPEWGHYLEPDPLGPIPGSQALGYADQQPRRHVDPLGLLLFAFDGTRHSPQTQSNVWKLSQAYRDGPVYYHAGPGNSTSIDWDAATASSAPQIIENQWQSLLDVLHQSSNTGEHIPIDIIGYSRGAALARHFGNLINQHMTGTLFAFQDTLRGVISACVDLRFMGLFDTVAQFGLGGLNNAQYDLSISPAWEWVAHAVALHERRWLLPLTSAGDAHGHNVIEAPFIGAHADIGGGVLRGMSSGIHHQADLSDVALNWMLWQARAAALMFDLSDPADRQITHPVLHDDRSVAARSVQDGDRSVAFASGERQHAYQDDHARLGREQRAQTEALIQRLEDWRRQAGAAVGMVDMAGYARWLHDELGWGPISP, from the coding sequence ATGAAACCTGCGATCCGGCTCTTGCTGCTGGCCTGGGCGTGCGCACCAAGTTGGGCGCCGGCCCAGGGAACTTGCGGCCCGTCGCCCCTGGGGGAACCCTGCGCGCAGGGCGGGGTGGCCAGCGCCGGTAATACCGAGCCATCGCTGCAGTTAGGCATCGGTAACCCCATACACCTGGCCACCGGCAACAAGTACCAGAAGGAAACCGACCTCCCTGCCGGGCCTTGGGCGCCGGGCATCGAAATCGTGCGGCACTACAACGCACAAGATCGCCGCCCGTCATGGCTGGGCGCCGGCTGGCAGCTGTCTTACGACACGCGTTTGCGGCGCGTGGGGCGGCGCTGGCAAATCGAACAGGCCGATGGCAGCCGTGTTGTCTTCCTCAACAGCCACGCTACCAGCGCCATTGGGCACCACGGCAGCCTGTCAAGCCAGGGTGGTTTATGGGTATGGGCCTGGCCCAACGGACGACGCCTTACTTTCAACGCACAAGGCTACCTGGTGGGCATACATCACGATGGCCAGCTGCATGTGGACATACAGCGCGAACCCCCTGGCAGTCCGCTGGAGCACGCCATAACGCGCATCAGCAACCGAAGAGGGATAGCGCTGACTTTCGCCTACGACATCGCGGACGGCCAGCGCCGCTTGCGTCATATCGACACACCCATAGGCCGGTTTAGTTACCAGCACCAGCCCGGGCAACACGCGTTGCGGCTGGCAGCAGTGCTGCGCCCCGATGGCATGGAGCGGCGATATCTTTACGAGGCCCAGCGCCAGGCCGGCAACGACCACGCACTGACAGGCATCAAGATCGTCTCGGCCGACCAACAACACCAACGCCGCCTTAATACCTGGGCATACGATGCCCAAGGCAGAGCCATACTGTCCATCGCGGGGCCGCCAGACAGCACGGCGCAGAAGCTAAGCCTTCAGTATCTACGGTCACCAGAAACGCCGTCCGGGCTCACTGCGGTGCATGGCGCCCAAGGGCGAGAAACACGTTTCATCACGGCCGCGCATGGCCAACGCCTGCGGCTGACTGAAATCAGCAGCAGGGCCTGCCCGGCCTGCCCGTTGTCCCGCAGCGGCGTTCGATACGACCAGGCAGGCCGCCTGACCGAACTGGACGGCACCTTGTTGCAGCGCGATCAGCATGGCGTGATACGCAGCTTGCAGATCGCGGATTCGGGCTGGCCCGGGCTGGTCTTGAACTATCAGGCCGGCGGCGCCATGCACTCGTGGCAATCCACGCTCACGGGCATGGAGACCACGGCGTACAACCGCGCGCACCGGCCTGTCCGCCGCGACTATGCAAACGGCGACCATGTCATGTATTTCCACGATGGCGCGCAGCGGCCTCATCGCGTGCTTGAACGCAACCATGGCGGGCAGGCGGTCGTCAGTTCGCTAAGCTGGCGCGGCGGGCAATTGATGCGCGTCGAGCACCCGCAAGAAGCCGAATTGCGCCGCTACGACGACCATCAACGCCTGCAACAGCGTCGGGTCAAGCGGCCCGCCACCGCCCACAGTGCCGCAATACGCTATACGGAATCATTCGACTACGACACCGCAGACCGGCTCGTCAGACACCACCTGCCGGAAGGCGGTTCGCTAGGCTACGAATGGCACGCCGACGGCAGGCTCACCAATATCCACTGGCATGATGTTGGCGGGAAAAGCCATGTGGTAATCGCCACAAACGCCGGCAAGGCGGGATACCAGTACGGCAATGCACTACGCCTGGTCACCCTGCTGGACCGCGACGGCCGGGCTGGCCAACTGCGCTTATTGCGTGGCGATCAGCCCGTATGGACTACAAGCACGCAGTACGATGGGCAAGGGCGGCTGGCGCTCGAGCACCATGCCGTTCCGGATGCCAAGCACGACGAAACCTGGTCCTACGGCTACGATACCCAGGGGCGCCTGGCCGTCGCAACGCGCACAAGGCAGGACGACAACGAGGCGGCGCGAGACCCGCCTGAGCCTTATTGGTATGCCTGGCATAGTGATGGCAGCCTGGCCGCAAAGCGGGTGCAGGGCATAAGCATGAAGCCGGCCATCAAGCGCGATGTCTCCGGCCTGCCCACGTCCATCGGTAGTCGCACATTGCGCTTTGGGGCCAACCGGCGCCTACAGCAGGTGGACGAAGGCAATACAGTAATTGCCCAGTACCACCACAACGCCTATGGGCACCGTATCGTCAGCCATGGCCCCACGGGCAGCCAGCATTTTCTTTATCTGGATAACCGAGTGGTCGCTCAACTGCCCGGCCATACCAGGCAGGCGCCCGATGCAGTCCTTGGCAAGACGGAAGCCGACGACCAAACGCCACGCCTGCCGGTCGGCCGGCGCTACATCTATGCGCATCACACGCCAGTCGGCTTCATTGACTATATCGACGGCGACAGCAGGCAAGCCACCTTGAACTTTGTACACGCCGACCTTATCGGCGCGCCGCGACTGATCACCGATCATCAGGGCAAGCTACGGTGGCTGGCCAGCTATACCCCCATGGGCCAAGCGCAACGCCTGGCGGGCGACCTTGATATCGACCTACGATTGCCCGGGCAAATTTTTGACGCCGCTACCGGTTGGCACGACAACGTGCTGCGCACCTATTTGCCCGAATGGGGCCACTATCTCGAGCCCGACCCCCTGGGGCCGATACCGGGCAGCCAGGCGCTCGGGTATGCCGACCAGCAACCACGCCGCCATGTCGACCCCCTGGGCTTGCTGCTGTTTGCTTTCGACGGCACCCGGCATAGCCCTCAAACACAAAGCAACGTCTGGAAGCTAAGCCAGGCGTACCGCGATGGGCCCGTCTACTACCACGCCGGCCCGGGTAATTCGACCTCCATCGATTGGGATGCCGCCACGGCCTCGAGCGCGCCGCAGATCATCGAGAACCAGTGGCAATCCCTGCTGGATGTCTTGCATCAGTCCAGCAACACGGGCGAGCACATCCCGATAGACATCATCGGCTACTCGCGCGGCGCTGCCCTGGCCCGCCACTTCGGCAATCTGATCAATCAGCACATGACCGGCACGCTATTCGCGTTTCAGGACACGCTGCGTGGCGTAATCAGCGCCTGTGTAGACCTGCGTTTCATGGGCTTGTTCGATACCGTGGCCCAGTTCGGACTGGGCGGCTTGAACAACGCCCAATACGATTTGTCGATTTCTCCGGCCTGGGAATGGGTGGCCCATGCTGTAGCCCTGCACGAGCGACGCTGGCTATTGCCTTTGACCAGCGCCGGCGACGCCCATGGGCATAACGTTATCGAGGCCCCCTTCATCGGCGCCCATGCTGATATCGGCGGCGGTGTGCTGCGCGGCATGTCTTCCGGCATCCACCATCAGGCGGACCTGTCTGACGTGGCCCTTAACTGGATGCTGTGGCAAGCCCGTGCCGCAGCGCTGATGTTCGATCTGTCCGACCCGGCAGATCGGCAAATTACCCATCCCGTGTTGCACGACGACCGCTCTGTCGCCGCGCGCAGTGTGCAAGACGGCGATCGCAGCGTGGCCTTTGCAAGCGGCGAACGGCAACACGCCTATCAGGACGACCACGCCCGCTTGGGCCGCGAACAGCGCGCACAAACCGAAGCCTTGATCCAGCGACTGGAAGACTGGCGCAGGCAGGCCGGCGCTGCAGTCGGGATGGTCGACATGGCGGGCTATGCACGGTGGCTGCACGATGAACTGGGCTGGGGTCCCATAAGCCCCTAG